Proteins co-encoded in one Pseudomonas fluorescens genomic window:
- a CDS encoding acyl-CoA dehydrogenase family protein, whose product MNLHQFAETHEVTNQPPSLDGTNLYRIDLPLQEWSRRFGAGWAESRIDAYGALAGGSLMEAGFLANQNKPVFASHDRYGHRIDLVEFHPAYHELMRTAIEHGLTSLPWAHPQDGAHVARASMSYLHSQAEAGSGCPLTMTFASVPALRLQPDLAEQWLPKILATEYDPRNVGMAHKAGVTIGMAMTEKQGGTDVRANTTKAYPVGASGPGQAYELVGHKWFCSAPMCDAFLTLAQTDKGLTCFLLPRHRPDDTRNQFYIQRLKNKLGNQSNASSEVEFRGALAWMVGEEGRGVPTIIEMVAMTRFDCMVGSSSLMRQALTQASHHCAHRKVGGKLLSEQPLMQNVLADLALESEAALALSLRMGKALDHLNDRHEAQFARLVTAVGKYWICKRAPAMINEAAECMGGAGYVEDSILPRLYREAPVNSTWEGSGNVQCLDVLRALSKEPGVLDVLFNELGDGHGDKRLAAHIQQLQASFKDTSDIQYRARQLTEDIALGLQAKLLLEAGNTAVSDAFIASRLSGGGRAYGALPRGLDVEAIVARSTPQGF is encoded by the coding sequence ATGAACCTGCATCAGTTCGCCGAAACCCACGAAGTCACCAACCAGCCACCGTCGCTGGACGGCACCAACCTGTACCGCATCGACCTGCCGTTGCAGGAGTGGTCGCGGCGGTTCGGTGCCGGCTGGGCCGAGTCGCGGATCGACGCTTACGGCGCGCTGGCCGGCGGGTCGCTGATGGAGGCCGGGTTCCTCGCCAACCAGAACAAACCGGTGTTCGCCAGCCATGACCGCTACGGTCATCGCATCGATCTGGTGGAGTTTCATCCGGCGTATCACGAGCTGATGCGCACGGCGATCGAACATGGCCTGACGTCGTTGCCCTGGGCTCACCCACAGGACGGCGCCCATGTTGCCCGTGCCTCCATGAGCTATCTGCACAGCCAGGCCGAGGCCGGCAGCGGTTGCCCGTTGACCATGACCTTCGCCAGTGTTCCCGCGCTGCGCTTGCAGCCGGACCTGGCCGAACAGTGGCTGCCGAAGATCCTCGCCACCGAATACGACCCGCGCAATGTCGGCATGGCCCACAAGGCTGGCGTCACCATCGGCATGGCGATGACCGAGAAACAGGGCGGCACCGACGTGCGCGCCAACACCACCAAGGCCTATCCGGTCGGCGCCAGCGGCCCGGGCCAGGCTTATGAGCTGGTGGGGCACAAGTGGTTCTGCTCGGCGCCGATGTGCGATGCGTTCCTGACGCTGGCGCAGACCGACAAGGGCCTGACCTGTTTCCTGCTGCCGCGCCATCGTCCGGACGACACGCGCAATCAGTTCTACATCCAGCGTCTGAAAAACAAGCTCGGCAACCAGTCCAACGCCTCCAGCGAAGTGGAGTTCCGTGGCGCGCTGGCGTGGATGGTCGGTGAAGAAGGGCGCGGCGTGCCGACCATCATCGAGATGGTGGCCATGACCCGCTTCGATTGCATGGTCGGCTCCAGCTCGCTGATGCGTCAGGCGCTGACCCAGGCCAGCCATCACTGCGCCCATCGCAAGGTCGGCGGCAAACTGCTCAGCGAACAACCGTTGATGCAGAATGTGTTGGCCGATCTGGCCCTGGAAAGCGAAGCCGCGCTGGCCCTGAGCCTGCGCATGGGCAAGGCGCTGGATCATCTGAATGATCGCCATGAAGCGCAGTTCGCCCGACTGGTGACGGCGGTGGGCAAATACTGGATCTGCAAACGCGCACCGGCGATGATCAACGAAGCCGCCGAATGCATGGGCGGCGCGGGATATGTCGAGGACAGCATCCTGCCGCGGCTGTACCGCGAGGCACCAGTGAACTCGACGTGGGAAGGCTCCGGCAACGTGCAATGCCTCGATGTGTTGCGCGCGCTGTCGAAGGAGCCGGGCGTGCTCGACGTGCTGTTCAACGAACTGGGCGATGGCCATGGCGACAAACGGCTGGCAGCGCATATCCAGCAATTGCAGGCGTCGTTCAAGGACACCAGCGACATTCAGTACCGGGCGCGGCAATTGACCGAAGACATCGCGCTGGGGCTGCAAGCGAAGCTGTTGCTGGAGGCCGGTAATACGGCAGTCAGCGATGCCTTTATCGCCAGTCGCCTGAGCGGTGGCGGTCGGGCCTACGGCGCGTTGCCGCGTGGGCTGGATGTTGAAGCCATCGTCGCCCGTTCCACCCCGCAAGGTTTCTAA
- a CDS encoding hybrid sensor histidine kinase/response regulator translates to MRYLLMLLFCLPLLANAVEFDEFTQSLPLGRSLQVFEDPSGQASIADVRAQAAAGQFKAHDKATLNAGYSRSAFWLKIDLHYRPSNPAAQRTWLLELAYPPLDHLDLYLPDAAGDFRLVRQTGDALPFASREIRQNNYLFNLTFKPDQQQTVYLRLSSEGSIQAPVTLWSSTAYLEDQPVRLYVLGIIYGVLLGMLVYNLFIYLSVRDTSYLYYIFYIASFGLYQLSVNGAAVEYFWPDNPWWANAATPFFIGCAGLFGSQFARSFLQTRNHSPWLDRLLIALIAFGALVIGLSLMTSYALALRLATTLALTFTVVIFAAGILAWWRGLRVARYFIIAWSAFLLGGIVNTMMVLGLLPNVFLTMYASQIGSAIEVALLSLALADRINAMREQQAQTLFDAGQKLEVLNQQLAHSNKLKDEFLATLTHELRTPMNGVIGSLELMQTVELDPELEQYQQTAAGSARDMMRMVNGILTLTELQAGKLKATPGSFSLRAVVEALRVQFDGNASSKSLDFKVDVLATLPDRLQGDSAKLAQCLECLLDNAIKFTRVGGLALRVTGKPSTDNRLALSFAVIDTGIGFTDLDEATLYQRFFQLDGSMTREYGGLGVGLAICRQLVELLGGKLTHRSEPGRGSRFQLDVEFELPAVEAAPTLIRDAMRAPQDCTVLLVDDNSVNQLVMRGMLLKLGFRVRTADHGAAAIECLQREPFHAVLIDCQLPPLDGASLCCQIHDLPGCANLPVFVIALGADREHCASAGSIDYLSKPVKFEDLQVAMQRRVLSC, encoded by the coding sequence ATGCGCTATTTGTTGATGTTGCTGTTCTGTTTGCCCCTCCTGGCAAACGCCGTCGAATTCGACGAGTTCACCCAGAGTCTCCCGCTGGGTCGATCCCTGCAAGTGTTCGAAGACCCGAGCGGTCAGGCGAGCATTGCCGACGTCCGCGCGCAAGCCGCTGCCGGACAATTCAAGGCCCACGATAAAGCCACGCTCAATGCCGGTTACTCGCGCTCGGCGTTCTGGCTGAAGATCGACCTGCATTACCGTCCGAGCAATCCGGCGGCGCAGCGTACCTGGCTGCTGGAGCTGGCCTATCCGCCGCTCGATCACCTCGATCTGTATCTGCCCGACGCCGCCGGCGACTTTCGTCTGGTGCGCCAGACCGGGGACGCGTTGCCGTTCGCCAGTCGCGAGATCCGGCAGAACAACTACCTGTTCAACCTCACGTTCAAGCCAGACCAGCAACAGACCGTCTATTTGCGGCTGTCCAGCGAAGGCTCAATCCAGGCGCCGGTGACGTTGTGGTCGAGCACCGCGTACCTCGAAGACCAGCCGGTGCGCCTGTACGTGCTGGGGATCATTTATGGCGTGCTGCTGGGAATGCTGGTCTACAACCTGTTCATTTACCTCAGCGTGCGCGACACCAGTTACCTCTATTACATCTTCTATATCGCATCGTTCGGCCTCTATCAGCTGTCGGTCAACGGCGCGGCAGTCGAGTATTTCTGGCCGGACAACCCGTGGTGGGCCAACGCCGCCACGCCGTTTTTCATCGGTTGCGCAGGGCTGTTCGGCAGCCAGTTCGCCCGCAGTTTCCTGCAGACCAGGAACCACAGTCCCTGGCTCGACCGGCTCTTGATCGCCCTGATCGCGTTCGGTGCGCTGGTGATCGGTCTGTCGCTGATGACCAGTTATGCCCTGGCCCTGCGCCTGGCGACGACCCTGGCGCTGACCTTTACCGTGGTGATCTTCGCTGCCGGGATCCTCGCCTGGTGGCGCGGCCTGCGAGTGGCGCGCTATTTCATCATCGCCTGGTCGGCTTTTCTGCTCGGCGGGATCGTCAACACCATGATGGTGCTGGGCCTGCTGCCCAACGTGTTCCTGACCATGTACGCCAGCCAGATCGGCTCGGCCATCGAGGTGGCGCTGCTGTCGCTGGCGCTGGCCGACCGCATCAACGCGATGCGTGAGCAACAGGCGCAGACCCTGTTCGACGCCGGCCAGAAACTCGAAGTGCTGAACCAGCAACTGGCCCACAGCAACAAGCTCAAGGACGAGTTCCTGGCGACCCTGACCCATGAACTGCGCACGCCGATGAACGGGGTGATCGGTTCGCTGGAGCTGATGCAGACCGTCGAACTGGACCCGGAACTGGAACAATACCAACAGACCGCCGCCGGTTCGGCGCGGGACATGATGCGCATGGTCAACGGCATCCTGACCCTGACCGAATTGCAGGCCGGCAAGCTCAAAGCCACACCGGGCAGTTTCAGCCTGCGGGCCGTGGTCGAGGCGCTGCGCGTGCAGTTCGACGGCAACGCCTCGAGCAAATCGCTGGACTTCAAGGTCGACGTGCTGGCGACCCTGCCGGATCGCCTGCAGGGCGACAGCGCCAAACTCGCGCAATGCCTGGAGTGCCTGCTGGATAACGCGATCAAGTTCACTCGCGTCGGCGGCCTCGCCTTGCGGGTCACCGGCAAGCCGTCGACGGACAATCGTCTGGCGCTGTCCTTTGCGGTGATCGACACCGGCATCGGTTTTACCGATCTGGACGAGGCGACCCTGTATCAGCGCTTCTTCCAGCTCGACGGCTCGATGACCCGCGAGTACGGCGGCCTGGGCGTGGGGCTGGCGATCTGCCGACAACTGGTGGAACTGCTCGGCGGCAAATTGACCCATCGCTCCGAGCCGGGGCGCGGCAGTCGTTTCCAACTGGACGTCGAGTTTGAATTGCCGGCCGTCGAAGCGGCGCCGACGCTCATTCGCGATGCCATGCGCGCACCGCAGGACTGCACCGTGTTGCTGGTGGACGACAACAGCGTCAATCAATTGGTGATGCGCGGCATGCTGCTCAAGCTCGGTTTCCGCGTGCGTACCGCCGACCATGGTGCCGCCGCCATCGAATGCCTGCAGCGCGAGCCGTTCCATGCAGTGCTGATCGATTGCCAGTTGCCGCCGCTCGATGGCGCGTCACTGTGTTGCCAGATCCACGACCTGCCGGGTTGCGCCAACCTGCCGGTGTTCGTGATCGCGCTGGGGGCGGATCGAGAGCATTGCGCTTCCGCCGGCTCGATCGATTACCTGAGCAAACCGGTGAAATTCGAAGACTTGCAGGTCGCCATGCAGCGTCGGGTGTTGAGTTGTTGA
- a CDS encoding hydroxymethylpyrimidine/phosphomethylpyrimidine kinase, whose protein sequence is MNIYSSRPVVLCLSGHDPSGGAGLQADIEALLAQGCHAAPAVTALTVQDTVNVTDFRVLDREWVLAQANAVLNDSEVAAVKLGMLGSLEMVDTVVELLQAHPHLPVVCDPVLRAGGGGRLGKDEVGYAMRERLLPLSIIATPNLPEARILAELPEGTADECAEKLLPYIKNLLITGGHGDETEIHNRLYSRDGLRETFKCQRLPGSYHGSGCTLASTLAGRLALGENLASAVRTALDYTWRTLRDAEQLGKGQFVPRRLPLDFCS, encoded by the coding sequence ATGAATATCTACAGCTCACGCCCCGTTGTCCTCTGTCTCTCCGGCCACGACCCCAGTGGTGGCGCCGGCTTGCAGGCAGATATCGAAGCCCTGCTCGCTCAGGGTTGCCATGCGGCTCCGGCCGTCACCGCCCTGACCGTGCAAGACACGGTCAACGTCACTGACTTTCGCGTCCTCGACCGTGAGTGGGTACTGGCCCAGGCCAATGCCGTACTCAACGATTCCGAAGTCGCGGCAGTGAAACTGGGCATGCTCGGTTCCCTGGAAATGGTCGACACCGTCGTCGAACTGCTTCAGGCGCACCCGCACTTGCCAGTGGTCTGCGACCCGGTGCTGCGCGCCGGCGGCGGCGGACGCCTGGGCAAGGACGAAGTCGGCTACGCCATGCGCGAACGCCTGCTGCCACTGTCGATCATCGCCACCCCCAACCTTCCCGAAGCCCGGATCCTTGCCGAACTGCCGGAAGGCACCGCGGACGAGTGCGCTGAAAAACTGTTGCCGTACATCAAGAACCTGCTGATCACCGGCGGCCACGGCGACGAAACCGAAATCCACAATCGCCTGTACAGCCGTGACGGCCTGCGCGAAACCTTCAAATGCCAGCGTCTGCCCGGCAGCTACCACGGTTCCGGCTGCACCCTGGCCAGCACCCTCGCCGGCCGCCTGGCACTGGGTGAAAACCTGGCCAGCGCGGTGCGTACCGCGCTGGATTACACCTGGCGCACCCTGCGCGATGCCGAACAGCTGGGCAAAGGCCAGTTCGTGCCGCGTCGTCTGCCGCTGGATTTCTGTTCCTGA
- the thiE gene encoding thiamine phosphate synthase codes for MKLRGLYAITDSQLLAGKFLSYVEAALEGGVTLLQYRDKSSDEARRLREAEALRDLCERYKTQLIINDDAELAARLNVGVHLGQTDGPLSPTRALLGSKAIIGSTCHAQLELAAQAAKEGASYVAFGRFFNSNTKPGAPSCSLDLLDEAKRTLHLPICAIGGITLDNAAPLVAHGVDLLAVVHGLFGADSTAEVTRRARAFNELLKV; via the coding sequence ATGAAACTACGTGGCCTGTATGCCATCACCGACAGCCAGTTGCTGGCCGGCAAGTTTCTGTCCTACGTGGAGGCGGCGCTGGAAGGCGGCGTCACCCTCCTGCAATACCGCGACAAGAGCAGCGACGAGGCCCGGCGCCTGCGTGAGGCCGAAGCCCTGCGCGATCTGTGCGAGCGCTACAAGACGCAACTGATCATCAACGATGACGCCGAACTGGCCGCACGCCTGAATGTCGGCGTGCACCTGGGGCAGACCGACGGCCCGCTGTCGCCGACCCGCGCCTTGCTTGGTTCAAAAGCGATCATCGGTTCGACCTGCCACGCACAGCTCGAACTGGCCGCACAGGCCGCCAAAGAAGGCGCGAGTTACGTCGCCTTCGGTCGCTTCTTCAATTCCAATACCAAACCCGGTGCGCCGAGTTGCAGCCTCGATCTCCTCGACGAGGCCAAACGCACCCTGCACCTGCCGATCTGCGCGATTGGCGGCATCACCCTCGACAACGCGGCGCCGCTGGTAGCCCACGGTGTCGATCTGCTGGCCGTGGTCCATGGCCTGTTCGGCGCAGACAGCACCGCCGAGGTGACCCGCCGCGCCCGCGCGTTCAACGAATTACTTAAAGTCTGA
- the hemL gene encoding glutamate-1-semialdehyde 2,1-aminomutase, whose protein sequence is MSRSETLFANAQKHIPGGVNSPVRAFKSVGGTPLFFKHAEGAYVTDEDDKRYVDYVGSWGPMILGHSHPDVLDAVRNQLQHGLSYGAPTAMETEMADLVCSLVPSMEMVRMVSSGTEATMSAIRLARGFTGRDSIIKFEGCYHGHSDSLLVKAGSGALTQGVPSSAGVPAAFAKHTLTLPFNDIDAVEKMLAEVGQDVACIIVEPVAGNMNCVPPAPGFLEGLRSLCDKHGVVLIFDEVMTGFRVALGGAQAYYGVTPDLTTFGKIIGGGMPVGCFGGKRSIMERIAPLGPVYQAGTLSGNPLAMAAGLTTLRLISRPGFHAELTDYTTRLLDGLQQRADAAGIPFVTTQAGGMFGLYFSGADDIVTFEDVMASDAALFGRFFHLMLEGGVYLAPSAFEAGFTSIAHGDAELKLTLDAAERAFAQLK, encoded by the coding sequence ATGTCTCGTTCCGAAACCCTGTTTGCCAACGCCCAGAAACACATCCCCGGTGGCGTGAACTCGCCGGTTCGCGCGTTCAAGAGCGTCGGCGGCACGCCGCTGTTCTTCAAGCACGCCGAAGGCGCCTACGTCACCGACGAAGACGACAAGCGTTATGTGGATTACGTCGGTTCCTGGGGCCCGATGATTCTCGGCCACAGCCACCCGGACGTACTGGACGCGGTGCGCAACCAGTTGCAACACGGTCTGTCCTACGGCGCGCCGACCGCGATGGAAACCGAGATGGCCGATCTGGTCTGCTCGCTGGTGCCATCGATGGAGATGGTGCGCATGGTCAGCTCCGGCACCGAAGCGACCATGAGCGCAATCCGTCTGGCCCGCGGTTTCACCGGCCGCGACAGCATCATCAAGTTCGAAGGCTGCTACCACGGCCACTCCGACAGCCTGCTGGTCAAGGCCGGCTCCGGCGCACTGACCCAGGGCGTGCCAAGCTCGGCCGGCGTACCGGCAGCGTTCGCCAAACACACCCTGACCCTGCCGTTCAACGACATCGACGCGGTTGAAAAAATGCTCGCCGAAGTCGGTCAGGACGTCGCGTGCATCATCGTCGAGCCCGTGGCCGGCAACATGAACTGCGTACCGCCGGCACCAGGCTTTCTCGAAGGCCTGCGCAGCCTGTGCGACAAGCACGGCGTGGTGCTGATTTTCGACGAAGTGATGACCGGTTTCCGAGTCGCCCTCGGCGGTGCCCAGGCTTACTACGGTGTGACCCCGGACCTGACCACCTTCGGCAAGATCATCGGCGGCGGCATGCCGGTCGGCTGCTTCGGCGGCAAGCGTTCGATCATGGAGCGCATCGCACCGCTGGGTCCGGTCTATCAGGCGGGCACCCTGTCGGGCAACCCGCTGGCGATGGCCGCCGGCCTGACCACCCTGCGCCTGATCAGCCGTCCGGGCTTCCACGCCGAGCTGACCGATTACACCACTCGCCTGCTCGATGGCCTGCAACAGCGCGCCGATGCGGCGGGCATTCCGTTCGTCACCACCCAGGCCGGCGGCATGTTCGGTCTGTACTTCAGCGGTGCCGACGACATTGTTACGTTTGAAGACGTAATGGCCAGCGACGCAGCACTGTTCGGCCGCTTCTTCCACCTGATGCTGGAAGGTGGCGTGTACCTGGCACCGAGCGCTTTCGAAGCCGGTTTCACCTCGATTGCCCATGGCGATGCCGAGTTGAAACTCACCCTCGATGCCGCCGAACGCGCCTTCGCCCAGTTGAAGTAA
- a CDS encoding tetratricopeptide repeat protein, which translates to MNRTGRTLALGCLLLLQPLLAHAQAGGNSLLIPAMGRCTLNTQPQDVTQALAACQKAADEGDAQAQYELGEFYYDGKNAPRDLNQALSYFEKASLQGHAQAQFKLGTMFFHGEGVQANNIQAYIVLKMAAVNGAEDALDTADEVSEKMSREDLETATQVLGQIFRKYLMELQNADGRTPFSPLP; encoded by the coding sequence ATGAACCGCACCGGCCGCACCCTTGCCTTGGGCTGCCTGTTGCTCCTTCAGCCGCTGCTCGCACATGCACAAGCAGGCGGCAACTCGTTGTTGATCCCGGCGATGGGTCGTTGCACCCTCAATACTCAGCCGCAAGATGTCACGCAGGCTCTCGCCGCCTGCCAAAAGGCAGCGGATGAAGGGGATGCGCAAGCGCAATACGAGTTGGGTGAGTTCTACTACGACGGCAAGAACGCGCCGCGCGACCTCAATCAAGCCCTGAGTTATTTCGAAAAGGCTTCGCTGCAGGGCCACGCCCAGGCGCAATTCAAACTCGGCACCATGTTCTTCCACGGTGAGGGTGTGCAGGCCAACAACATCCAGGCCTACATCGTGCTGAAGATGGCCGCGGTCAACGGCGCCGAAGACGCACTCGACACCGCCGACGAAGTGTCCGAAAAGATGTCCCGCGAAGACCTGGAAACCGCAACCCAGGTGCTCGGGCAAATTTTCCGTAAATACCTGATGGAACTGCAGAACGCCGACGGACGTACGCCGTTCTCGCCCCTGCCTTAG
- a CDS encoding DUF1820 family protein, producing MTKREAPIYKVIFLNQGQVYEMYAKQIYQSDLWGFLEVEEFVFGERTQVVVDPSEEKLKAQFEGVVRSFVPMHSIVRIDEVERLGTPKISEARGGVGNVMPFPVPMPEK from the coding sequence ATGACCAAACGCGAAGCTCCAATCTACAAGGTGATTTTCCTCAACCAGGGCCAGGTGTACGAAATGTACGCAAAGCAGATCTATCAAAGTGATCTGTGGGGTTTTCTGGAAGTGGAAGAGTTCGTCTTTGGCGAGCGCACCCAGGTGGTCGTCGACCCGAGCGAAGAGAAGCTCAAGGCGCAGTTCGAAGGCGTGGTGCGCAGCTTTGTGCCGATGCATTCGATCGTGCGCATCGACGAAGTGGAGCGTCTCGGTACGCCGAAGATCAGCGAAGCCCGTGGCGGGGTTGGCAATGTGATGCCGTTTCCGGTACCGATGCCCGAAAAGTAA
- the miaB gene encoding tRNA (N6-isopentenyl adenosine(37)-C2)-methylthiotransferase MiaB, whose amino-acid sequence MAKKLYIETHGCQMNEYDSSRMVDLLGEHQALEVTARAEDADVILLNTCSIRERAQDRVYSQLGRWRELKLANPDMVIAVGGCVASQEGAAIRDRAPYVDVVFGPQTLHRLPEMIDAARISKLPQVDVSFPEIEKFDHLPEPRIDGPSAYVSVMEGCSKYCTFCVVPYTRGEEVSRPFDDVIAEIIHLAENGVREVTLLGQNVNGYRGLTHDGRLADLAELIRVVAAVDGIDRIRYTTSHPLEFSDSLIQAHAEVPELVKHLHLPVQSGSDRILAAMKRNHTALEYKSKLRKLRAAVPGICISSDFIVGFPGETEKDFEQTMKLIADVGFDFSYSFVYSQRPGTPAADLADDTPEELKKERLNALQHRLNQQGFEISRQMVGSIQRILVTDYSKKDPGELQGRTENNRIVNFRCDNPTLIGQFADVHIDAAQPHSLRGSLIQ is encoded by the coding sequence ATGGCCAAGAAGCTTTACATCGAAACCCACGGTTGCCAGATGAACGAGTACGACAGCTCGCGCATGGTCGATCTGCTGGGCGAACACCAGGCCCTGGAAGTCACGGCGCGCGCCGAAGATGCCGACGTGATCCTGCTCAACACCTGTTCGATCCGCGAACGCGCCCAGGACCGGGTGTATTCCCAGCTCGGTCGCTGGCGCGAACTGAAACTGGCCAACCCGGACATGGTCATCGCCGTCGGCGGTTGCGTGGCCAGCCAGGAAGGCGCGGCGATCCGTGATCGCGCCCCGTACGTCGACGTGGTGTTCGGCCCGCAGACCCTGCACCGCCTGCCGGAAATGATCGACGCCGCACGCATCAGCAAGCTGCCGCAAGTCGACGTCTCGTTCCCGGAAATCGAAAAGTTCGACCACCTGCCCGAGCCGCGCATCGATGGCCCAAGCGCCTACGTGTCGGTGATGGAAGGCTGCAGCAAGTACTGCACGTTCTGCGTGGTGCCTTACACCCGCGGCGAAGAGGTCAGCCGGCCGTTCGACGACGTGATCGCCGAGATCATTCACCTGGCCGAAAACGGCGTGCGTGAAGTGACCCTGCTGGGGCAGAACGTCAACGGTTATCGCGGCCTGACCCACGACGGACGTCTGGCGGACCTGGCCGAACTGATCCGCGTTGTCGCGGCGGTCGATGGCATCGACCGCATCCGCTACACCACCTCGCACCCGCTGGAATTCTCCGACAGCCTGATCCAGGCCCACGCCGAAGTGCCGGAACTGGTCAAACACCTGCACTTGCCGGTGCAGTCGGGTTCGGACCGGATTCTGGCGGCGATGAAGCGCAACCACACGGCACTGGAGTACAAATCCAAGCTGCGCAAACTGCGCGCTGCCGTCCCGGGTATCTGCATCAGCTCGGACTTCATCGTCGGCTTCCCGGGGGAAACCGAGAAAGATTTCGAACAGACCATGAAGCTGATTGCCGACGTCGGCTTCGACTTCTCTTATTCGTTCGTCTACAGCCAGCGCCCGGGGACTCCGGCTGCCGACCTGGCCGACGACACCCCGGAAGAACTGAAGAAAGAACGCCTGAACGCCTTGCAGCACCGTTTGAATCAGCAAGGGTTCGAGATCAGCCGACAAATGGTCGGTTCGATCCAGCGGATTCTGGTGACCGATTACTCGAAGAAGGATCCGGGCGAGCTGCAAGGGCGCACCGAGAATAACCGTATCGTCAACTTCCGCTGCGATAATCCGACCCTGATCGGCCAGTTCGCCGACGTCCACATCGACGCGGCGCAACCGCACTCGCTGCGTGGCTCGCTGATCCAGTAA
- a CDS encoding PhoH family protein — protein sequence MNAPIEPHRFILEPFEARRFANLCGQFDEHLRLIEQRLAIEIRNRGNQFELIGEPKHTTSAENLIRRLYRETKGSELSPDTVHLFLQESAVEQLDNHAPAEASVALRTKKGMIRPRGLNQLRYVKEILGNDINFGIGPAGTGKTYLAVACAVDALEREQIRRILLVRPAVEAGEKLGFLPGDLSQKIDPYLRPLYDALYEMLGFEYVAKLIERQVIEVAPLAYMRGRTLNNSFIILDESQNTTVEQMKMFLTRIGFGSTAVITGDITQVDLPRGTKSGLHHVIEVLKDVPGISFTHFQPKDVVRHPLVQRIVEAYERFETRLADEAPKDTRHDA from the coding sequence TTGAACGCACCCATAGAACCTCATCGTTTCATCCTCGAGCCTTTTGAGGCTCGCCGCTTCGCCAATCTGTGCGGACAGTTCGACGAACACCTGCGCCTGATCGAACAACGCCTGGCCATCGAGATCCGCAACCGCGGCAATCAGTTCGAGCTGATCGGCGAACCCAAGCACACCACTTCCGCGGAAAACCTGATTCGCCGCCTGTACCGGGAAACCAAGGGTTCAGAGCTGTCGCCGGATACGGTGCACCTGTTCCTTCAGGAATCGGCCGTCGAGCAGCTGGACAACCACGCCCCCGCCGAAGCCTCCGTAGCCCTGCGCACCAAGAAAGGCATGATTCGCCCTCGGGGCTTGAATCAGCTGCGCTACGTGAAGGAAATCCTCGGCAACGACATCAACTTCGGCATCGGCCCGGCCGGTACCGGCAAGACCTACCTGGCTGTCGCCTGCGCCGTCGATGCGCTGGAGCGCGAGCAGATCCGTCGCATCCTGCTGGTGCGTCCGGCGGTCGAAGCGGGTGAAAAACTCGGCTTCCTGCCCGGCGACCTGTCGCAGAAGATCGACCCGTACCTGCGCCCGCTCTACGACGCGCTCTACGAGATGCTCGGCTTTGAATACGTGGCCAAGCTGATCGAGCGTCAGGTGATCGAAGTCGCGCCGCTGGCCTACATGCGCGGTCGTACGCTGAACAACAGCTTCATCATTCTCGATGAAAGTCAGAACACCACCGTCGAGCAGATGAAGATGTTCCTGACCCGGATCGGTTTCGGCTCCACGGCCGTGATCACCGGCGACATCACCCAGGTCGACCTGCCGCGCGGCACCAAGTCCGGACTTCATCACGTCATCGAAGTCCTGAAGGATGTGCCGGGCATCAGCTTCACTCACTTCCAGCCCAAAGACGTGGTGCGCCATCCGTTGGTGCAACGCATCGTCGAAGCCTACGAGCGCTTCGAGACGCGTTTGGCCGATGAAGCGCCAAAGGACACCCGCCACGATGCTTGA
- the ybeY gene encoding rRNA maturation RNase YbeY yields MLELDLQIATEASAPTEAEFRQWCELALRQRTADSEMTIRLVDEEEGRELNHTWRHKDYATNVLSFPAEVPDEFLDIPLLGDLVICVAVVEREAAEQGKEPKAHWAHLVIHGCLHLLGYDHIDDEEAEEMEALERELLAELGYPDPYADDETETSPIVTTKDSE; encoded by the coding sequence ATGCTTGAGCTTGACCTGCAAATCGCGACCGAAGCGTCTGCGCCGACCGAAGCCGAATTCCGCCAATGGTGCGAACTGGCCCTGCGCCAGCGCACCGCCGACTCGGAAATGACCATTCGTCTGGTGGACGAGGAAGAAGGCCGCGAGCTGAATCACACCTGGCGCCACAAGGATTACGCGACCAACGTCCTGTCCTTTCCCGCCGAAGTGCCCGACGAGTTTCTCGACATTCCCTTGCTGGGCGATCTGGTGATCTGCGTGGCCGTGGTTGAGCGTGAGGCCGCCGAACAGGGCAAGGAACCAAAGGCCCACTGGGCACATCTGGTCATTCACGGCTGCTTGCATCTGCTTGGTTACGACCATATAGATGACGAGGAAGCCGAAGAAATGGAAGCACTGGAACGCGAGTTGCTTGCCGAATTGGGTTATCCCGATCCGTACGCGGACGACGAAACCGAAACATCCCCTATCGTTACAACAAAGGATTCAGAGTAA